The Siniperca chuatsi isolate FFG_IHB_CAS linkage group LG2, ASM2008510v1, whole genome shotgun sequence genome window below encodes:
- the LOC122884392 gene encoding olfactory receptor class A-like protein 4 — protein MAAMNGSTEENGNTKLPGMGLRVSVFPVQIAFYIGLVILSILGNATVIGVIGKSLIMDRGGGRNSDIIIINMAVSNLLVSVMRNILLIISDIGLQLYLSKDWCQFFMGVWVWLRAVNVWSTLFLSAFHFQTLRRVTPVIGNLHKSQGASTTLLLSLSLIWLLNFIYAIPAHVFSTNGNKNSTETLMLVSVTTRPLMGCVWNFPSSYSGLVYTTSSMVIHEVIPIILMTFTNLGSLYTLYTHSRMRSSVQDALFTKRIPAERRAAKVILAIIILFIGSWGTSIITVNYFNYNRGSSTEFVLVIARFSNSIFIAVSPAILAVGHRRLRSFVKSMLTH, from the exons ATGGCTGCAATGAACGGCTCCACGGAAGAGAATGGAAACACAAAGCTTCCTGGGATGGGACTTCGTGTCTCTGTGTTCCCTGTACAAATTGCCTTCTACATCGGCCTGGTGATACTAAGCATCCTGGGTAATGCCACCGTGATCGGGGTGATTGGTAAGAGCTTAATAATGGACCGTGGTGGGGGACGTAACTCGGACATCATTATCATTAACATGGCAGTGTCTAACCTGCTGGTGTCTGTAATGAGGAACATACTGCTTATCATCTCAGACATAGGACTCCAG CTGTACTTATCCAAAGATTGGTGTCAGTTCTTCATGGGTGTCTGGGTGTGGCTGCGAGCCGTCAACGTGTGGTCAACACTCTTCCTCAGTGCGTTCCACTTCCAGACATTGAGGCGTGTGACTCCCGTTATCGGGAACCTTCACAAGTCCCAGGGCGCTTCTACGACCCTACTGCTGAGTCTGAGCCTCATCTGGCTTCTCAACTTTATTTATGCCATTCCTGCTCATGTCTTTTCCACTAATGGGAATAAGAACAGCACAGAG ACCCTGATGCTGGTGAGCGTCACAACGCGCCCCCTGATGGGCTGTGTGTGGAACTTCCCCTCCAGCTACAGTGGCCTGGTCTACACCACCTCATCTATGGTGATCCATGAAGTAATTCCCATAATCCTAATGACCTTTACCAACCTGGGCTCCCTTTACACACTCTACACTCACAGTAGGATGCGGAGTTCAGTGCAAGATGCACTTTTCACAAAACGGATTCCTGCTGAGAGACGAGCAGccaag gtgaTTCTCGCTATCATAATACTCTTCATTGGCTCATGGGGAACCAGCATTATCACTGTCAACTATTTCAACTACAACCGCGGCTCCTCCACGGAGTTTGTTCTGGTCATTGCTCGTTTTTCCAACAGTATCTTCATTGCCGTGTCACCTGCTATTCTGGCAGTTGGCCACCGGCGGCTGCGTTCTTTCGTCAAGTCTATGCTCACTCACTGA